AAGACCAAAgaccatttttttatataactccgactggattcatctgaaaaaagaaagtcatatacaccttggctgacatgggggtgagtaaatcacagccttattttcatttttgggtaaactaaccctttaagtgttcctgtgtaattacactgtaacaatgtCACCTTAAAGAAAAACCAAACCTGCATTCAGGCTTCATTTACACCATGAAATGAAAACTGTTCATGATTTACATATTTTCtctttcattcatattttcattcatatttcatattttctctGTCGTTCCCATGTttataaatcatttgttttaagAAACTGAACTGAGTTTAATGAAATGGTcttggtttctctctctctctctctctctctctctctctctctctctctctctctgtatgtgtgtgtttcagattcTTAATCACTGCTCCGAGTGTTTTTCATGTTGGTGTGAAAGAACCTGTATGGATTCAGGTAGGCGAGGCACtgcttggcaaacccgtgtcctGTCAGTTAGAAACGGAGATGCGTATTCCCATGTCTACACGGGAGACCAAAACAATCACCAAAAAGGGGCAGTTTGAAGCAGTGAATCTTGaggtaaagaaaataaatgtctacattaataaaaacatttttatgaggTTTATTTTCTGTGTATTTCTTCTTCAAGATATCTGAAAGTAAAAGTTCAGAACTGAAATCAATCAATGGAGAGCCTCCCTATCTCAACCTGGCATGTGAAGTTGATGGTCAGAAACGGCAGACCCGTGTCCTGGTCTCCAAACACAGTGGCTACATCTTTATTCAGACAAACCAACCTATATACAACCCCAAACAGAAAGGTATTAaacatgtgaaaaaaatatatcagtgGCAATTAGTATCCACCTTATAATAGCACAAGatcagtttattttttgtttttttgcattaatgtTTAAGTGAGTACCTTAAGTCATTTAACTGGTCTCTAAGACTGTCTCTAAACAACTGATCCAAAAATCTTATCTTATCTCCTTTTCTAATTCAAATAGCCCTATGGTGTGAACATTTCTATTCAGCCTCtcaaataaaattagtttaacgTGTCATTGTTCCATTGTTTGCATTTTACTGTGGTATATTTAATatagtttctgtgtgtgtgtttcccagtTTCATTTAGGATCTTCACTTTCGACCACTCCATGCGACCAAAATCGGagattatttatgtatatatatacgtaaGTAAGAAAGAATGAATACACTTTATGTTACACTGTGATTATTACAgtctaattttatatttaaggtctaaataatattaattaacaaaatgtaGTTACTAAGATTAGGGTTATGCTTTGGTTTAGGAATAGTTGCCCgtaattatgcatcatttacTGCTATTAAATGCATGTGTAACAAGAACAGTGTAAAGTGTTTTCAGCTTAAATCCTTGCCATCATTTATTAAGCAAATCAAGAAACTGGAGTGTCCTCTCTAACCAGCCTGACCTTTATCTGTATCCCCAGAATGCTGAGGGGAACAAGATCAAGAAATCAGCATACAAAGTTTTCAGTGGCGTTCTGTCCAAGGACTACCACATCCCTGATATCTCTAAGTACAGTCAATCTCAATCTCAATATCAAGTTAATATCAAAACCCTGTAGCATAACCCAGTGATGTTCAtggaaataaatattaacatgctCTTCACTCTATAATGACACCATTGTGAATCTGCAGTATTTATTTCAGTCCATATCAGACTTTTAAATCAATCTTTCTAGACCTGGTGTATGGAAGATTACAGCACACTACAAAGGTGATGAGATAAATGCCGCAGTACGTGAATTCAAGGTCCAGAAGTTTGGTAAGTCAAATGAAACAATTAAATATGAACTCTCAGATAATACTATAAATatctataaaaataattattctctACAGATTTTGTACTGCATCTAACTAAAATACTTTTTGGTCAGTTCTTCCTAGCTTTGAGGTTTCTATTCATTCAGAGAAAACCTTTCTGCTTGTGAATGCTGAGACATATACATTCACCATTAGAGCCTCGTAAGTTCATATTCAGATCAAATaatagtcttaaagggatagttcaccccaaaagatgAATTTTGACATTATTTACCCATCCTTAtgctattccaaacctgtattacaaCCCCAATTCCAGAGAAGTTGGGACATTTTGTTAAATGCAATATCATCAAGAATCTGTGATTTATTAATTCTCTTTaactttaattaatatttaatttttattatttaattaaataatcacaGATTCTTGATTATATTGCATTTAACAAAATGTCCCAACTTCTCTGGAATAAATAATGTCACAATTcatcttttggggtgaactatccctttaagaccatTATTTACCATTATTACAAAGAAAATTTCCAAAGGTTTCACTGACCTGAAAGTTTCActgatttaaatttattttgtaaatatgaatgGTTTTTgatggcttttattttattttattttattttgaaagatacaCATATGGCAAGACCATTGATGGTGGTTTCCATTGTCGGTTTGGGATAAAAAAGGATGCGTCAGAGAGTAATGCTGGAGAAATCGAATTCATCAGGGGACTGGAAAAAACTGGATCTGTGAGTAGAAATCATAATTTATTGAGTCTCCAAGAAATCTCCTAAGTACTGATCACACTTTATGTTGTGTCTTTCCCTTCTTTAGGTGAAAGAAGGCCATGCCAATATGACAGTTAAAATCTCAGACCTCAGTCAAAAACTGAATTCAGCATTAGAAGAATTAGCAGCAACTCAGGCCCAATTCTACATTGCTGTCACAGTCACAGATATTTTAAGTAATCATATTTTAAGATTACGTTTTATTGAGGTCAAAAATGCAACCAAGATTACCTAGTTAAAATGCAAACATTTCTTAGTTGACAAGATAGTTCTTAAACTAAAATGACTGTGCACCTCTCATAAGGTGGTGAGGTACAGGAATCAGAAGCTTTCCTTCCCATTGTTTTGAGCCCGTACAATGTGGATCTGTCTCGGACAACATCGTTCTACACACCTACATTCCCCCTTCAAGCAGTGGTAAAGAAAACACCATTTGATAAAATCTTAATTCTTAGGACAATGCATCATAATGATACCATTCAGTCATGAAGAATTATGGTTGCAGTAATTCATAATGATAGCtttaattaacatatttttgattcatttttttttttgctatgataACAGTGGTTTCTGTTTTTGGCTAGGTTACAGTCCGTCAGCCAAATGGTTCCCCAGCTGAAGATGTTCAAGTGAACTTGCATGTCTCAAGCACCAAAGAAAAGTTTATTGTTAAAACTAATAAAGAGGGAGTTGCATTTCAGAATTTCAACTTGGAAGGAACACCGCCCTCAGTTTTAGTACAGGTTAATACAtcccaaaaataaacttttttcaaTACCTACCAGGCCTACAGGCATACCTAATACCATATTTTTAAGTCCCAATAAGTCCCATATTGTGTAAGCTGTATATTTCTGACATATTAATTTCAACAGGCAACAGTGGATGGTTTCAAGTCAACAAAAGAAGTGCGCCCAATGAAATCCTCAACAAACAGCTTCTTGCATATTAGTGTGACTGATAAAGTACTGTCAGCAGAAGAGTATTTGGATGTTACATTTTATGTCAATGGTAAACCAGAAGATGGGCAAATATATTATATGGTAAGTAATGTATTGCAATTATGAAGTGAATTTCCATTACATCTGATAAAACATTTTTGCTTTGTATTCCAGTATttctatttaatgtatttatttattttgcatagacttcaCAATTTGTTAAAGTTATGCTTAAAAATAACAAAGTATATTCTCTGAAAACagtaatgtcacacacacctgcTTCACTAGCACGTTTATATGATTTAAGCATGTTAAAATACacaatgaacaaaattataaatgcaacacttctgtttttgcacccatttttcatgagctgaactcaaaggtGTCACGTGgggggttgggatgaactcaaGCGCAGGCAGGATACACAACACACAGGGTTTATTGaagacaaaaaggggaaaacaaatcCCACAAGGGGGAAAACAGCGACTTGGGCAAAGACAAAATGATTTAACAGGACTAGGAACTAACAGTTAACAAAAGACTCTTCACACAAGAACACTAACTATAGAGAGACTATAACAAGACTCACAACGTATCTTCAATGTGTAACAATAAGTAGCAATGTAACAATGAACCGCACaagacagtgaacacaaggggatatAAATAGGAAGACTAatgaagacacaacaggtggcacaggtaaggcaataatgacaaaactaggataacaagggggcggggcaagggaaacgagacaacacaagcacatggcccaaagacaaggccatgtgcttgtacacaaaacacgggcctgtcatgatcctgcctcaagactagaggaaaatcAGGACACGAAGGCAGAATAATGACAGAACcactcccttaaggagcggcttccagacgctcctcaaggggacatcaaacacgggacatgactgacataaCTGActgagacacagacacaaaccaacaaaacattacaaataacaataaaggcaaacatgaaaacactatGACAGGGTTAGGGTGGCAaatcagaaaaaacaaacaaggaaggggaggaggcgggacaacaaagttcatggggggaaGTCCAGGGTGgttgggtggggcaggagtcttaggtggacgggacgaaggctgacgacgaggggtgcgtgcaggtctgggtggtgtagGGTGGGGTGTGgtctctggacacttgacaacatctgtggacatgataGGAGGGGTCTCTGGACACTTGACGACATCTGTAGACATGACAGGCGTGACCTCTGGACAAACAACAACATCTTCAGGACACATGACAACAACTGTGGACACTGCATCGGCGTGGACAGAAACTGGCTCTAGAACCGCGCTCACTGCGGCTGGTTCGGGATCAGTGCTCACTGCGGCTGGCTCGGTTTCAGCGCTCACTGCGGCTGGCTCGGGATCAGCGCTCACTGCGGCTGGCTCGGGATCAGCGCTCACTGCGGCTGGCTCGGGATCAGCGCTCACTGCGGCTGGCTCGGGATCAGCGCTCACTGCGCCTGGCTCGGGATCAGCGCTCACTGCGCCTGGCTCGGGATCAGCGCTCACTGCGCCTGGCTCGGGATCAGCGCTCACTGTGGCTGGCTCGGGATCAGCGCTCACTGCGGCTGGCTCGGGATCTCTAGGAACGGGGtttggggacaagacaggactggcagGGACTTCTAGGATCTGGACTAGACGTGACAAATATTCTGACAGGGTCTTGGCAGCAATGACAACTGGCATCTCTTGACGAGCCGAAACAGACTGCAATACCGCTTCAGCAGCAGAGTCGtccgcggctctctcctcagcGCTCACGACTGCTGACTCAGACACCATTCTCTCTGTTGCTGGTACAGAAACCTCTTTTGCTGAGGTAATCTCAGGAACAGTCTTCTCCAATGCAGTCTTCTAAACAGCCTCCTCTGCAGCAACCTCTGGAGCCGCGCTTAAAGCATTCAAAATGCTATCAATAAAATGCATCTttgttcgttgtccataacatacacctgccataccataaccccactgcCACCATGGACCACTCAatccacaacgttgacatcagcaaaccacaCCCCCATAaacactgtctgccatctgccatGTACAGTGAAAACTGGGATTCACCCGGGAAGAGAACACCTgtccaaagtgccagacaccatcgaatgtgagcatttgcccactcaagttggTTACGATAACGATGAGACCCTGATGAGGACGACAAGCATGCACATGAGCTTCCCTtagatggtttctgacagtttttgcagaaattctttggttatgcaaaccgactgtagcagcagctgtccgggtggctggtctcagaagatcttggaggtgaagatcctggatgtggaggtccttggctggtgtggttacacgtagTCTGGGGTTGTGAGGCCTGTTGGATGTTCTGCCAAATTCTCGGAAAcacctttggagatggcttatggtagagaaatgaacatcaAATTCACGGGCAACAGCAGTCAGcagacattcctgcagtcagcatgccaattacATGCTCCCTTAAAATTTGTGACATCTGTGatattgtgctgtgtgataaaactgcacattttaaagtgaacttttattgtggccagcctaaggcacacctgtgcaataataatGCTGTATAATcatcatcttgatatgccacacctgtgaggtggatggattatctcagcaaagaagaagtgcttactaacacagatttagacagatttgtgaacaatatatgagagaaataggccttttgtgtacatagaaaaagtcttagatctttgagttcagctcatgaaaaataggagcaaaaacaaaagtgttgcgtttataattttgttcagtgtatttttACCGGACAAAAATATCATTAAGTAACTGATTACGTTTTTGTagtaatgttttataaacatgACAACTATTTTGAAATGTATGTGTCTCTTCAGATTCTCAGTAGAGGCATGCTGAGATCAGCAAGCTCTGTTGCATCAGGTTCTGTAGTAAAAATATCCATCCGTATCAGTCCAGAGATGATCCCATCCTTCAGAGTGATCGCCTATTACTATGACACAAATGGTGACGCCATTGCAAACTCAGTATGGGTAGATGTAGAAGACAAGTGTGAGGGAAAGGtacatatttcacatttttaacagtttttgtaAGTTTATAATATTCAGTATAGTAAAAAAAGACTGATGAAAAAAAGAATGTTTACAGTTCTGCTGTCCCCTCTCCTATTTAGCTTGAGGTAAAACTGCATGACAATCATAATTATCAACCAGATGATATCGCTGAGCTTGACATTGACGTAGGAACGCAGAAGAATGCAAAAGTGGCCTTACTAGTTGTGGACAAAGCCATTTATGCCCTGGGTGCTCAAAACAAACTCACTCCAAAACAGGTGTGTTTTTCAGTCAAAAGCTTAGACCAAATAGACATATACTGTTGATCTGCTCTTgagttattttactgtatcccATTTTCCTGTGTGAAGGTGTTCACCTCCATGCAGTCTTATGATCTGGGGTGCTCATATGGTGGTGGAGAGAATGCAGCTGCTGTTTTTAATGATGCTGGTCTGGCCTTCATCTCCCACTCAACCTCATTTCGTTCAATGATGAGAAAAGGTACCAAATAATGTTTAAGAAACAACCAGACTTGTTTTACTGGGCTCATCATCTGTACATGAGAGAGctgttaaaataatcatttataattttcaAATTCATTGTGCATCTAGGGTTCAGCTGCAAGGCTGGTTTTAGACGCAACAAACGTTCTATAGATGTTCAAGCAGAAATGGCTAAAAAAGGTATAGTATTGTCagtattaatatttgtttacCTTTTGCATTAATTCTCGTAGCTTGTGTTTTGGTAatttaaaggtgcactcagtatttatatatttcatttgtcAATATGGAGGCATTTTGGATCTTTTTTAGCCATGTATTATAATCAGATTGAGAACTTACACCAGCTTTGACCTGGTTTTGCTCTCGAAGATGTCCAATTACTGTCAGTTTCTCCCGCTCATCACTTTTGTTGTGTAGAAGCTGCATTTAAGAAAGCAGAATTGCAGAAATGCTGTCGCCATGGCTTCACCCTGATTCCTATGAAGTTTACTTGTGAGGAACGAGCGAAAAGAGTGGGCAAGACGGAAAGCAAAGAATGTGTGAAAGTCTTCCAAGAGTGCTGTGAGTTTGCAACCAAGTTAAGAGACAAAAAGAGGAGAGAGGACCAAAGAACAGGGCATGGCAGAAGTAAGTATAACATCTTAATAAAAAGCTATCATGCACGAGTCAGTTATCAGTGCATTGAATCCATCTGATTTTTCTTCCCACTAATGATTCTCCATTATTACATCCCCACAGCTGTTAATTCTAATGAAGTCGAGGATTTCACTGACTTTGGGATAGAAACAATTCGCCGATATTTCCCTCCAAGCTTTGAGTTTAAGCAGATTGATGTGAAAGAAAAAGTTAGGTGAGTAGGTTCTCTGCCTGTAATTATAAAGTAGgcatatataattgtttatttgcataaaatattaaagtctaaagtaaaataattgtgtaaatacaattgaaaaaaaaagtatatatatatactctttttttacagtgaaatacacatacaattataaaaatgttaaattatccATTGGATTTCCATTAAAACAGTGTACAGATTTTCAAAGTTCTTGAATGAGGGTTTTAATTGCACAAAGTCTTTCTTCCAGGCACAAAATCCATTTACCACACTCTATTACAACATGGGAGATCCAGTCTCTCAGTTTTTCTCCATCCCATGGTAATTTTCCTTCTCGCTGCTATCACATTTAATTGAAATCCACCAAAGTACtaaacttttacttttattgtttgcAGGTTTTTGTGTTGCGGAGCCAATTGATCTTACTGTATTTAAGTCATTGTTTATTTCCCTGAGGCTTCCCTATTCGGTTAAACGCTTTGAGCAACTGTCTATAGTTGCAGTGATCTTTAATTATGGCATGATGGAAAGGGAggtttgttaaaattaaattatttcttttttttttcttttttttttaaataccacttTAGTAATAATTACTGCTGTATGCATTTacagtaatgcattaaaaatgtacgtattataaattaatatttataacaattaaaatgtaGCTTTCAACCTGTAAAAAATTGTTACCTGAAGTAACATATTTCTGCCTGTCCATTAAAAATTACTTCATTGGTGTAGCCAGGTTGGTTCAGTCATATTATGTTGTATTGTTAATTAAATAAGCAGTTCATTTAAAGTAATGATaacattatttgttatattatacacTGTTATACAGTAGATTCATGATTAATGAGAATAATATATGTTCTTCATCACTTTCCTGGTCAGCTCGTTGTGCAAATGCAACAAGTGGAAGGTCTTTGTTCACCGGGATCAGCATCCTCATCTTCTGCTGTGAGAATCAGTCTGCAGCCACAGTCCTCTCAAACTGTGACTTTCCCTGCTGTTCCCATGAAAATAGGTGAAATCCCTATCATTATTGAACtttatgaagatgaagaagaagaaaaatttaGAGTGGATGCTATTCAAAAGACGCTCCTGGTCATGGTAAGGGGAATCGGAAATGTATCTCATATATTTTAAGTGATTATTATATctatcttttgtctttttttttctcatgtctcAGAATGAAGGAGTGGAAATGAGAGAAGAGCTGACGTATTTTATTAATCTGGATGGTGAGATTGTTTGCTGTCATTCAATTGCCCATTTAATTTACTACATATTCATATCTGACAAAGTCTGCGACATAGTAACCTCACAATGTATAAAAACCTGAATTCTGCTCATCAGGTAGAAGTGACCGGCGCTTCTTTATCAATGGATTTTTCCCGAATAACACAGTCCCTGAAACAGATGTCAACCTGTTTGTCAAACTAGAAGGTCAGAAAGCAACATGTTTAAAAAAGGTTTTGTGAATGCTTTCAAATTCTCCATTACTGACAatcctttattatttattatgatgttctcttagaatatttttttttgtgttttttttttttttttaatgcagatgaAGCATTTGCCAAGTCCACTGCTGTCCCATTACTCTCATCATCCAAAGTGGAAAAACTGATCCGGGCTCCTAAAGGCTGTGGAGAGCAGACGATGATCTTTATGTCTCCTACTGCCTTATCAATCCGCTACCTGGACAAAAGCCAACGTTGGATGGAAATGGAAGCAGGATCCAGAGACAAAGCACTGGATTTCATTGAGCAAGGTTTATTAAATCTGCATGCCACAtaagaaattaaaatttaaaaaaagtataaaattgtAATACAATAGACCATGATCCGAGTAGATGTCATTTGAATTCAAATCAAAGCGAGCCTGTGAGTTGgcattaatattaattcatattttgtctTTCCTGACCAAGGCCTATGATTTAACACAATTTTAATGTGTCAGGTGATACCCTGCTCTGACTCACATTTTATTCTGGCAGCATATGAACGGATTTTAACATTCAAAAAGCCTGACGGATCCTATGGAGCTTGGCTAAACTATCCAACAAGTACCTggtaaaaatgcaaacaaaatgcaGTCATACAATGGGACTTGTTTTGTGCTGCACTTGCCTCATCCAATAACTATTTTATCCAATACAATGTTTAGATTTAGAATCccaatttttttaaagtattagaTGGCTTCTCATTTCCCTTAGGTTGACTGCACTGGTGGTGAAAGTGTTGTCCCTTGTGGCTGAGCGACAGATAGAAACTCTTGAACAGCAAGGGACAACAGAGAGGATGATTTCACAGATGGACATCCGTGACGCAGTCACATATCTGATTAAAACACAGAGCTCCAATGGGTCCTTCACTGATACAAATCCAGTCTATCACAGGGAAATGCAGGTCTAAATGCTTTCCATTATTTGCAAAAAGCTTTATCTTGTCAAACACTTGATATCAAACATTGCAAAATAGTATAAACAGGAATTGCATTCCTAAAATAAATGCGCTGatattaaatgtttctgttgtagGGAGGTATTGGAGGAGTTGATCAAGATGCCTCTTTAACAGCTTTTATCACGATAGCTCTTTATCGTTCCCTCCCTTACTTGGAAGAAGAAGTAACTGATGTGGTAAGAACGAAAAGTATCATTTACACTGGCATCAAAAATATTTGGCCACTTAAGCCACAATTTACTGAGCAACTAAAGGGACATGGTGATAGGAAAAATGTCTTCACTTGTAAAACTTATATCTGCATTCActcacaaaagcattaaaaatgcattatttccaTCATTCTCTCATGAAATGCTAAGCTTCTGCAAACTAACACTGTAAAGTGGGGAGCAAAGGAACGCTGGCAGAAAAGGAACATTTGAATGCAGGAGTATTCGTAaatgaaacaaacagaaaacaagaacCAGGGAACACAAGTATCTACAtcaaaaaatgactaaaaaaagaaaaggaataaAAGAAACATGTCCAATTAGGGGCTCTGTAAACTTCTGTGAAGATTCTGTTAgatttcaaaatatgaaaaaagattGTCAAAGTGTAGACAAAGTCATGGACACTTTATAGTTGTCAAACTGTAGATGTAATGAGCTACACTGCTGGTAGGgcacctgtgtgaacttgaaaTTACATCACGGTTAAAAAATCACCTTGAgagcagttaaataaataaataaatgtttattttgagacAAGCTTTAGCATAATTTATTTGCAGATGCCACATGGTTTGCTATTTTGTATGTAGTGCACTTAAAATGTGACTTAAGTGTCCAAAGTGTCCACTTTGCGGGTCCactgtactgtatgtctaatATTCATAGAAAGCCTGTTATAGGCACTACTCAAAGAATGTTTTTTGACCTCCTTAATGCATTCAGCCTTTTTTGACACAGAAGAAATATGTGTGTTtcgaaatgttttgtgttatgtataaAGTACCATAAGGTGCCAAAAATACTTTATTCTAAATGTATCTGTGACGTTATATTAGTGTccaacaattcagatttttttaatgcattatgagggttaataaaaaaaaattaaaaaactaacatgtttttttatgctCACTAGAATAAAAGCATCTCTCTTGCCACCAACTTCCTCCTTAAACGGGTGGGTGATCTTAAAAGACCTTATGCATTGGCCATTACGGCGTACTGTTTGTCTGTCTGCCTCACTGATCGAACTCAGTCACTGTCAGCCTGGAGGAAACTCAGAAGTCTTGCAAAACCAGGTATCTTACCACATATTGACAACTTTATGGAAGTGTTGGaaactttaaatatattagtcatataataaatatattgttttttttctgtaaattctTTACTCTCTCCTGCTCAATTGAACTGAATAGTGGAAGAGTGTCTTGTTTGGGAAGATGATGAAAGCATGCGGCTGGTAAATGAGGCAAAAAATAACCGTGTGCCTCCTGCAGTGGCATTAACAGTAGAGACCACCGCATACGCTCTCCTGACTGCACTTGCACAGAATGACTTATTAACAGCAAATGCTGCCGCATGCTTCTTGTCTTCACAAGAAAACTATGAAGGAGGTTTTAAATCAACACAGGTGGGTACTGAATGGTACCTACTATAAGTCGTTTACTCTAATTCCAAACGATATTAAACAAATGCTAACACTACACTATTCAAACATACTTTAGGACACTATCATGGCTCTGGAAGCTCTATCAGAGTACGCACTGAGTATCCCTGAAGCCCCCTTCGGTACAATCAATGCACTGTTCACCATTCAAGGGAGGTCTGAGATGGAAAAGCTGACTTTGGACAAAAATGAAAAAGTGGAAACGGAATTAAAGGTAAACAGAATGTACTGCAATTATAGACTATATTTTATTAGCTATATAACTCCTTTATATTTTTGGGAAATAGTGTGTGGAAAAACGACaaggtttttaattattattctttttaaattcaaataaatgtaagttCAAAAAGGTGGTTAAATGACTGGGGCAGTGACACAAAACACTGACAGAAATCTAACAAAATTGCTTAAGAGAACGAGGATTGATGTGGAAGTCCTGTCCTAAATATAAActactgtgacacacacacacacacacacacacacacacacaaatagagtGGTCCATGTACATTGAGATGAGGACACTGAGCAGCTACTGTAATATGGCATGTTGTCCTCCAGGTGACACTGTAAGTTCACAGATCTTATCAACAGTGTTCCATTATGACTTAGATATTTAGTTTATCTGTTTATCATGGTATGACTTTTGTCTTTTCAGAGACTAGTGGGAATGGGAATAGATGTAAACCTTTCCGGTaaaggaaaaattaaaatgaaagtaagcaGTTTAACAAATATTTCCACAGAGTGCATACATGAGGTCAAAAATTTCcacaacattaatattattattattctattcttATTCTGTTTTGTTACTGTAGGTTGCAAAGGCTTATTATGCTCATAAGGAAGACTCCAACTGCGCTGACTTGTCCATAAATGTGACTGTAGAGGGAAAAGTGGAATACACAAGTGAGTTGAGTTCTATCCATGCCAGGCctaatttaacacatttaatcGTATCCATATAATTCATACCTTATTTCTGTAAATATGCAGAATTACATGCAATTCttcttacaaatatatttttgaggtTATGTACAACAAACTTACAATTACTATGAGGACTATGAACAAGATGAAGAGAGGAATGAGGAGGAAGATCTCCCCCGGTCAGCCATCGAGTGGTTTGATGCTCGCAGCAGACAAAAAAGAGACACTACGCAAAACACGCAAGATGAAGTGGTCTATACAGTGTGTGTCAGGTGA
The nucleotide sequence above comes from Carassius gibelio isolate Cgi1373 ecotype wild population from Czech Republic chromosome B16, carGib1.2-hapl.c, whole genome shotgun sequence. Encoded proteins:
- the c4b gene encoding complement C4-B isoform X1; translation: MEVHMRPLLYLLLCMCSAVQGENRKRFLITAPSVFHVGVKEPVWIQVGEALLGKPVSCQLETEMRIPMSTRETKTITKKGQFEAVNLEISESKSSELKSINGEPPYLNLACEVDGQKRQTRVLVSKHSGYIFIQTNQPIYNPKQKVSFRIFTFDHSMRPKSEIIYVYIYNAEGNKIKKSAYKVFSGVLSKDYHIPDISKPGVWKITAHYKGDEINAAVREFKVQKFVLPSFEVSIHSEKTFLLVNAETYTFTIRASYTYGKTIDGGFHCRFGIKKDASESNAGEIEFIRGLEKTGSVKEGHANMTVKISDLSQKLNSALEELAATQAQFYIAVTVTDILSGEVQESEAFLPIVLSPYNVDLSRTTSFYTPTFPLQAVVTVRQPNGSPAEDVQVNLHVSSTKEKFIVKTNKEGVAFQNFNLEGTPPSVLVQATVDGFKSTKEVRPMKSSTNSFLHISVTDKVLSAEEYLDVTFYVNGKPEDGQIYYMILSRGMLRSASSVASGSVVKISIRISPEMIPSFRVIAYYYDTNGDAIANSVWVDVEDKCEGKLEVKLHDNHNYQPDDIAELDIDVGTQKNAKVALLVVDKAIYALGAQNKLTPKQVFTSMQSYDLGCSYGGGENAAAVFNDAGLAFISHSTSFRSMMRKGFSCKAGFRRNKRSIDVQAEMAKKEAAFKKAELQKCCRHGFTLIPMKFTCEERAKRVGKTESKECVKVFQECCEFATKLRDKKRREDQRTGHGRTVNSNEVEDFTDFGIETIRRYFPPSFEFKQIDVKEKVRHKIHLPHSITTWEIQSLSFSPSHGFCVAEPIDLTVFKSLFISLRLPYSVKRFEQLSIVAVIFNYGMMERELVVQMQQVEGLCSPGSASSSSAVRISLQPQSSQTVTFPAVPMKIGEIPIIIELYEDEEEEKFRVDAIQKTLLVMNEGVEMREELTYFINLDGRSDRRFFINGFFPNNTVPETDVNLFVKLEDEAFAKSTAVPLLSSSKVEKLIRAPKGCGEQTMIFMSPTALSIRYLDKSQRWMEMEAGSRDKALDFIEQAYERILTFKKPDGSYGAWLNYPTSTWLTALVVKVLSLVAERQIETLEQQGTTERMISQMDIRDAVTYLIKTQSSNGSFTDTNPVYHREMQGGIGGVDQDASLTAFITIALYRSLPYLEEEVTDVNKSISLATNFLLKRVGDLKRPYALAITAYCLSVCLTDRTQSLSAWRKLRSLAKPVEECLVWEDDESMRLVNEAKNNRVPPAVALTVETTAYALLTALAQNDLLTANAAACFLSSQENYEGGFKSTQDTIMALEALSEYALSIPEAPFGTINALFTIQGRSEMEKLTLDKNEKVETELKRLVGMGIDVNLSGKGKIKMKVAKAYYAHKEDSNCADLSINVTVEGKVEYTSYVQQTYNYYEDYEQDEERNEEEDLPRSAIEWFDARSRQKRDTTQNTQDEVVYTVCVSHTQGRNLSGMAIADITLLSGFDAISTDLEKLKDLMDRYISHYELTRGRVLLYFNEIEEGEACIAFGAKQSVAIGLVQPAPATFYDYYEPDRRCSVLYSAPKRSKAVSVLCSDDVCQCAERGCFTEKKTIEMEITKKKRFEYACYHTNIEYAFEVIVDSVTEESNFMLYSATVTVVLRFSGDLSVSAGSTRVFAKRKHCKGELKEGKTYLIMGNDGPTKDLNGNMQYLLDSKTWVEEKLSTSTCRASVNKGFCKELKDFVKEYQVNGCTM